In Methanocella sp., one DNA window encodes the following:
- a CDS encoding amino acid kinase yields the protein MTLFVLKLGGSLFDKAPEVLRRVANSGADVLVVPGGGPFAGLIRDIDKERRLSEDAAHWMAVLAMDQYAYYLHDKTGIELTPLLVRKKGIRIILPYEVLRRQDELPHSWDVTSDTIAAWMAYKTGAGLIKATDVDGVTLEGCLQQAIDASALKGIETCVDLALPGFLIDHGMGALVVNGLVEGRLEDALKGKQVIGTYITSKNHV from the coding sequence GTGACGTTGTTCGTATTGAAGCTGGGAGGCAGCCTGTTCGATAAGGCTCCCGAGGTTTTAAGGCGCGTGGCGAACTCGGGGGCTGACGTGCTGGTCGTGCCCGGCGGGGGACCTTTTGCAGGCCTTATCCGGGACATAGATAAAGAGCGCCGCCTCTCGGAGGACGCCGCCCACTGGATGGCCGTGCTGGCGATGGACCAGTACGCCTATTATCTGCACGATAAGACGGGGATCGAGCTTACGCCTTTACTTGTTAGAAAAAAGGGCATCCGTATCATCCTGCCCTATGAGGTGCTCCGGCGGCAGGACGAGCTCCCCCACTCATGGGACGTGACCTCGGATACCATCGCCGCCTGGATGGCCTATAAGACAGGTGCGGGGCTCATTAAGGCCACGGACGTTGACGGCGTGACGCTTGAGGGCTGTTTGCAGCAGGCCATCGATGCATCGGCGCTAAAGGGCATAGAGACGTGCGTGGACCTGGCGCTGCCGGGCTTTTTGATCGACCATGGCATGGGCGCCCTCGTCGTAAATGGCCTGGTGGAGGGAAGGCTGGAAGACGCCCTTAAAGGAAAACAAGTAATA
- a CDS encoding sulfite exporter TauE/SafE family protein, with protein sequence MELWLSLALFFITGAVSGLFGGMLGIGGATILVPALTLLFGLPIHLAIGISLLNNVVVSTSATLRYRKMGLLNRRIIFVMNVGSIAGIVIGTFIATRSPEAALKVLFGMFLLFLIANALLRRNAVDSESMKEPDARTEAGLAGLGFGMGLLGALLGLGGGTIAVPVLNSIFKMPLRQAIANSLATIILASSIGAIIYFYLSSGTLFSAEEALLTAAAIIPGSFIGAHLGTRISERLRTKYIKYIFYAMLLYIAYNMIKSGLGW encoded by the coding sequence ATGGAGCTCTGGCTGAGCCTGGCTCTGTTCTTTATCACGGGCGCGGTTTCCGGCCTGTTCGGCGGCATGCTTGGCATCGGCGGCGCCACGATCCTCGTCCCGGCCCTCACGCTGCTCTTCGGGCTTCCCATACACCTGGCAATCGGCATATCGCTGCTGAACAACGTGGTCGTTTCCACCTCGGCCACGCTCAGGTACAGGAAAATGGGCCTTCTCAACCGCCGTATAATCTTCGTCATGAACGTCGGCTCCATCGCCGGCATAGTCATCGGCACATTTATCGCTACCCGGAGCCCCGAGGCGGCGCTCAAGGTGCTATTCGGCATGTTTCTGCTTTTTCTGATCGCTAACGCCTTATTACGAAGGAACGCTGTCGATTCCGAGTCGATGAAGGAGCCCGACGCGAGGACGGAAGCCGGCCTTGCTGGCCTGGGCTTCGGCATGGGGCTCCTGGGCGCCCTTCTGGGGCTGGGCGGCGGGACCATCGCCGTGCCCGTGCTCAATAGTATATTCAAGATGCCTCTCAGACAGGCGATCGCCAACTCGCTCGCCACCATCATCCTGGCCTCTTCCATCGGTGCCATCATCTATTTCTATTTAAGCTCCGGGACGCTATTCTCGGCCGAGGAAGCCCTGCTCACCGCAGCCGCCATCATCCCGGGCTCTTTCATCGGAGCGCATCTCGGCACCCGGATCTCCGAGCGCCTGCGCACGAAATACATTAAGTATATCTTTTACGCCATGCTTCTCTACATCGCCTATAATATGATCAAGAGCGGCTTGGGGTGGTGA
- a CDS encoding beta-propeller fold lactonase family protein, which yields MKWAILTITIAAVLILFCAGAQAEAPSPGQGFLYVGNTDERTVTIVDMQNDSVVNSMDIESQILGLAADSTGYYVYVASNDGVHIIDTKTDSSRNVGMGSSPHAIAVSPDGSGYYVLYGTYINLVRIGSGDVAQKIALPRSKDVMAISPDGSMACLGSTSFTTVGLYKMPSGESASPEIDFGKSVDCAFSPDTEFAYVSLMDQKKVIALKVHDYFIKSDIAVPSNPGGLAISPDGSTLYVTLPSDNRVVAINTSSRNIVGTIDVGGSPQHILFSPDGRKAYVSNSGSNSVSVIDTSGLPGSIGNVTKTISVGSRPVFLAIASKPALPTDTPTPTAAPRPTPTITVTPTITPSPTTAPAPTPTATPTPKPTPGFEALAAMIAMAGVVVLVNNKK from the coding sequence ATGAAGTGGGCCATCTTAACGATCACCATCGCGGCAGTGTTGATATTATTTTGCGCCGGGGCGCAGGCCGAGGCCCCGTCTCCGGGGCAGGGTTTTCTCTACGTGGGGAATACGGACGAAAGAACTGTCACGATAGTGGACATGCAGAACGATTCGGTCGTGAATTCCATGGACATCGAGAGCCAGATCCTCGGCCTGGCGGCCGACTCGACCGGCTATTACGTTTATGTGGCCAGCAACGACGGCGTCCATATCATCGACACGAAGACCGACAGCAGCCGCAACGTCGGCATGGGCTCGAGCCCGCACGCGATCGCCGTCAGCCCCGACGGCTCCGGCTATTATGTCCTTTACGGCACCTATATTAACCTCGTAAGGATCGGGAGCGGCGACGTGGCCCAGAAGATCGCCCTGCCCAGAAGCAAGGACGTCATGGCCATCAGCCCGGACGGCAGCATGGCGTGCCTGGGAAGCACCAGTTTCACGACTGTCGGGCTCTATAAGATGCCTTCTGGCGAGTCCGCCTCGCCGGAGATCGACTTCGGCAAGAGCGTCGACTGCGCGTTCTCCCCTGATACCGAGTTTGCATATGTCAGCCTGATGGACCAGAAAAAGGTGATAGCCCTTAAAGTCCATGACTACTTTATCAAATCCGACATCGCCGTACCGTCGAACCCAGGAGGCCTGGCCATCAGCCCCGACGGCTCCACGCTTTATGTTACTTTACCGTCGGATAACAGGGTCGTCGCCATCAACACGTCGTCCCGGAACATCGTGGGCACGATCGACGTCGGCGGCTCGCCGCAGCACATCCTCTTCAGCCCCGACGGCCGAAAGGCCTATGTATCCAATTCCGGCTCCAACTCGGTCTCGGTCATCGATACGAGCGGCCTGCCGGGAAGTATCGGGAACGTGACTAAAACTATCTCCGTAGGCTCCCGCCCCGTTTTTCTCGCCATCGCCTCAAAGCCGGCACTGCCCACGGATACGCCCACGCCGACTGCCGCCCCCAGGCCGACGCCAACGATCACCGTGACGCCCACGATAACCCCTTCGCCGACCACGGCGCCAGCTCCGACGCCCACTGCGACGCCAACGCCGAAGCCTACGCCAGGGTTCGAGGCCCTGGCTGCTATGATAGCCATGGCAGGGGTCGTTGTACTGGTAAATAATAAAAAATAA